In uncultured Desulfobacter sp., one DNA window encodes the following:
- the rbfA gene encoding 30S ribosome-binding factor RbfA gives MKPYARAERVSIQIQQAITELLSKKMQDPRMEMATISGVRMSPDLSLAYVYVTVFGGKKKIREALEGFQKSKGFIKKNIAPKLGLRIMPDLRFIHDDSFDEAARLDALIDAAPKGEDRDADADVPDEPFGDPAE, from the coding sequence ATGAAACCCTATGCACGCGCCGAGCGGGTCTCCATACAGATTCAGCAGGCAATAACAGAGCTTTTGTCCAAAAAGATGCAAGATCCCAGAATGGAAATGGCAACGATTTCCGGTGTGAGAATGTCCCCGGACCTTAGTCTGGCCTATGTCTATGTCACTGTGTTTGGGGGTAAAAAAAAGATTCGTGAAGCCCTGGAAGGGTTTCAGAAATCAAAAGGGTTTATTAAAAAAAATATTGCCCCGAAGTTGGGATTGCGCATCATGCCGGACCTGCGCTTTATCCATGATGACTCCTTTGATGAGGCTGCCCGTCTGGATGCCTTGATTGATGCAGCACCCAAAGGGGAGGACCGGGATGCGGACGCCGACGTTCCAGATGAGCCTTTTGGTGATCCTGCTGAATGA
- the infB gene encoding translation initiation factor IF-2, whose product MAKVRVYELAKDLNMTNKQLLEKLKELGIDAKSHMSALGNSDVAAVKQNLLGKKKRSNEVKVRPSVIRRRRTKTTSQAEGLERDEEMDDSFESGEPTVKESGDQEEAQGLEDDVVTEVPLEKPVTQGSEDVPEPKKEKETEVKRPAKKIMSRTSEPAKIIKPAKVEIPPTPESEEVPVEVEEKIEKASVEEDHSVKLPEKEDAELSVSPDPESEKKDVNPEPVDSGEDKGSSGSMDDDRKASPEQKQNAAQSSEDESSEDENSQGKRKKKKKKTTPAKIVRVADPMVLENIKRMKAGEGHSPSGNDHDRPVRKQPAADNGSPDISGQNFVMPSAAPNDRKRGKSRDELQDAEGAGSRKKRRKKKSVVEGNDLYRGRGGRKKKGKKDPKGKKSSFQKTQITTPKAIKRRVKIDEAIELAELAKRMGIKANEMIVKLMGMGVMATVNQTIDYDTASLVAAEFDFEVEKASFEEEALLNVVPEEEDKENLETCPPVVTIMGHVDHGKTSLLDVIRESKITSGEAGGITQHIGAYNVETPNGGRITFLDTPGHAAFTAMRSRGAQVTDIVILVVAADDGVMPQTVEAINHAKAAGVPVVVAVNKMDKEGADPDRIMRELSEHDLLSEDWGGNVIFVKVSAKTGKGIDELLEMVLLQAEVLELRANADRNATGYVVESRLDIGRGAVATVLVKQGTLKDGDPIVCGLHSGHIRAMIDDSGNRVELAGPSTPVEIVGLAGVPDAGDEFVAVASDKDAKQIAAHRMQKQRAKELAKKSRANLQKMFENLGTAEIKELKLIVKADVQGSIEALNDSLKDLAKDEVDVKIVHSGVGTINESDVSLAAVSDAIIVGFNVRPTPQIRKLAKDENVDMRFYDIIYDVINDIKAALDGMMPSTFQENIIGRAEVRDTFVVPKIGTIAGCAITEGRVVRGKKVRLLRDGIIKCDTELSSLRRFKDDVKEVEQGYECGIGLEKYNDIKVGDAIECYEVEEVKYQG is encoded by the coding sequence ATGGCCAAGGTCAGGGTATACGAGTTAGCTAAAGATCTGAACATGACAAACAAGCAGCTTCTTGAAAAGCTTAAAGAGCTGGGAATAGATGCTAAAAGCCATATGAGTGCTCTGGGTAACAGTGACGTCGCTGCTGTCAAACAGAATTTGTTGGGTAAAAAGAAGCGCTCCAATGAGGTTAAAGTTCGCCCCTCGGTGATCCGCAGGCGCCGAACAAAAACGACCTCCCAGGCGGAAGGTCTGGAAAGAGACGAGGAGATGGACGATTCATTCGAATCCGGGGAACCGACTGTGAAAGAGTCTGGAGATCAGGAAGAGGCTCAGGGTCTGGAAGATGATGTGGTTACAGAGGTGCCGTTGGAAAAACCGGTTACCCAGGGCAGTGAGGACGTGCCGGAACCCAAAAAAGAAAAAGAGACGGAAGTGAAACGGCCAGCCAAAAAGATTATGTCCAGAACCAGCGAACCCGCTAAGATTATCAAACCTGCAAAGGTTGAAATACCGCCGACGCCGGAATCTGAAGAAGTGCCTGTGGAAGTTGAAGAAAAAATTGAAAAAGCTTCCGTAGAAGAGGATCATTCAGTAAAACTGCCGGAAAAGGAGGACGCTGAACTATCCGTGTCCCCTGATCCTGAATCCGAAAAGAAAGATGTTAATCCTGAACCTGTAGATTCTGGGGAGGATAAGGGTTCTTCGGGATCGATGGATGATGACCGGAAAGCGTCTCCTGAACAGAAGCAGAATGCGGCCCAGTCCAGTGAAGACGAATCCTCTGAAGATGAGAATAGTCAGGGTAAACGTAAAAAGAAAAAGAAAAAAACGACCCCTGCCAAAATCGTCAGGGTTGCAGATCCCATGGTTTTGGAAAATATAAAGCGGATGAAAGCCGGAGAGGGTCATTCACCGTCTGGAAATGATCATGATCGACCCGTTCGCAAGCAGCCGGCGGCGGACAATGGATCTCCGGATATTTCCGGTCAAAACTTTGTTATGCCGTCTGCCGCGCCCAATGACCGTAAGCGGGGAAAGAGCCGTGATGAACTTCAAGACGCTGAAGGAGCCGGTTCCAGGAAAAAGCGTCGTAAGAAAAAATCCGTTGTGGAGGGCAATGACCTATACCGAGGCCGGGGCGGGCGGAAGAAAAAAGGCAAAAAAGATCCCAAGGGCAAGAAAAGCAGTTTTCAGAAAACCCAGATTACAACGCCCAAGGCAATTAAACGCCGCGTAAAAATAGATGAAGCGATTGAGTTGGCTGAGCTTGCCAAACGTATGGGTATCAAAGCCAATGAAATGATCGTCAAGCTCATGGGTATGGGTGTGATGGCCACGGTGAATCAGACCATTGATTATGACACCGCTTCCCTTGTGGCTGCTGAATTTGATTTTGAAGTTGAAAAAGCAAGTTTTGAAGAAGAGGCATTGCTTAATGTCGTGCCCGAGGAAGAAGATAAAGAAAATTTGGAAACGTGTCCTCCTGTGGTTACAATCATGGGGCATGTAGACCATGGTAAGACCTCATTGCTGGATGTGATCCGGGAATCCAAGATCACAAGCGGCGAAGCTGGTGGCATTACCCAGCACATTGGCGCATACAATGTGGAAACGCCAAACGGCGGGCGGATTACCTTTCTTGATACGCCGGGTCATGCTGCATTTACCGCTATGCGTTCCAGAGGCGCCCAGGTTACGGATATTGTTATTCTGGTGGTGGCCGCCGACGACGGCGTCATGCCCCAGACGGTTGAGGCCATCAATCATGCCAAGGCTGCAGGTGTACCTGTGGTGGTGGCTGTGAATAAGATGGACAAGGAAGGTGCCGACCCGGACCGAATTATGCGGGAGCTGTCCGAACACGATCTGCTGTCCGAGGATTGGGGTGGCAATGTCATCTTTGTGAAGGTCTCAGCAAAAACCGGTAAGGGTATAGATGAATTGCTTGAAATGGTTCTGCTTCAGGCTGAAGTTCTTGAGCTACGGGCCAACGCGGATCGAAATGCCACGGGCTATGTAGTAGAGTCCCGTCTGGATATCGGCCGTGGTGCTGTGGCCACCGTGCTGGTAAAACAGGGTACCTTAAAAGATGGCGACCCCATTGTATGTGGTCTTCATTCCGGCCATATCCGGGCCATGATTGATGATTCCGGTAACCGGGTCGAATTGGCCGGACCTTCCACGCCTGTGGAAATTGTCGGTTTGGCTGGCGTACCTGATGCCGGTGACGAGTTTGTGGCTGTGGCGTCAGATAAGGACGCCAAGCAGATTGCCGCACACCGTATGCAGAAACAGCGGGCCAAGGAACTGGCCAAAAAGAGCCGGGCCAATCTGCAAAAAATGTTTGAGAATCTTGGCACAGCTGAAATTAAAGAACTTAAGCTCATTGTCAAGGCGGATGTCCAGGGCTCCATTGAAGCCCTTAATGATTCTCTCAAAGATCTGGCCAAGGACGAGGTGGATGTTAAAATTGTTCATTCCGGCGTGGGTACCATCAATGAATCTGATGTCTCTCTAGCTGCAGTTTCCGATGCCATTATCGTTGGATTTAATGTCCGGCCTACACCCCAGATCCGTAAGTTGGCCAAAGACGAGAATGTGGACATGCGCTTCTACGACATTATCTATGATGTGATCAATGATATTAAAGCCGCCCTCGACGGCATGATGCCATCCACTTTTCAGGAGAATATCATTGGACGGGCCGAGGTCCGGGATACCTTTGTGGTCCCCAAAATCGGGACCATTGCCGGATGCGCTATTACGGAAGGTCGGGTCGTGCGTGGCAAAAAAGTTCGCCTGCTGCGCGACGGTATTATCAAGTGTGATACTGAATTGTCTTCTTTGCGTCGGTTCAAGGATGATGTCAAGGAAGTTGAACAGGGGTATGAATGTGGTATTGGCCTTGAAAAATACAATGATATCAAGGTCGGTGACGCCATTGAATGTTATGAAGTTGAAGAAGTTAAATACCAGGGATAG
- the nusA gene encoding transcription termination factor NusA: MFITDIKRVIDQVSREKGIDAAILINTLKEAIVSAARKKIGPRADIEVHYDEKSGDVEVFHFKEVVEEVEYSDSELTLEEGLEFDPECEIGDSLGIRMDTEEFGRIAAQSAKQVIIQKMREAERNAVYENFIHKKGKIINGIVQRFDRGAIIINLGQAEAVLRPREQMPKESYKRGDRIRAYVLDVLEESKGAQVLLSRTHPEFLVELFKTEVPEVAEGIVSIRGAARVPGVRAKIAVSSIDSDVDPVGACVGVKGNRVQNIVQELRGEKIDIVQWSPDIARFVCNALSPAEIARVIIDEDNQSMEVIVNDEYLSIAIGKGGQNVSLACEITGWHLEVTSEEEYSREVKEGYDSLMKLSTVGLPAAELLFKAGYSSFLDIMDAVPEDIAAFLDISVEDAQAMIDEAGHLMEEERERAREELLQPGPSQDTDTDMEDNAGDGEMFADVEEEPVEKSDE; this comes from the coding sequence ATGTTTATTACAGACATAAAAAGGGTGATCGATCAGGTAAGCCGAGAGAAAGGTATTGATGCTGCCATCCTTATTAATACCTTGAAAGAGGCTATTGTTTCTGCTGCTAGAAAAAAGATCGGCCCAAGGGCGGATATCGAAGTCCATTATGATGAAAAAAGCGGAGATGTTGAAGTTTTCCATTTTAAAGAGGTTGTTGAGGAGGTTGAATATTCCGACAGCGAGTTGACTCTGGAGGAAGGGCTCGAATTTGATCCTGAATGTGAAATTGGTGACTCTTTGGGGATTCGAATGGATACTGAGGAGTTCGGGCGCATCGCAGCTCAGTCCGCCAAGCAGGTGATTATTCAAAAAATGCGGGAAGCAGAGCGAAATGCCGTATATGAGAATTTTATCCATAAAAAAGGGAAAATAATAAACGGTATTGTCCAGCGGTTTGACCGGGGCGCCATTATTATTAATCTGGGCCAGGCCGAGGCTGTGTTGCGGCCAAGGGAGCAAATGCCCAAGGAAAGCTATAAACGGGGTGACCGTATCCGTGCTTATGTCCTTGATGTGCTGGAAGAATCTAAAGGTGCACAAGTTTTACTATCCCGTACACATCCTGAATTTTTGGTTGAATTGTTTAAAACCGAGGTGCCGGAGGTGGCGGAAGGCATTGTTTCCATTCGGGGGGCAGCACGTGTACCTGGCGTTAGGGCAAAAATTGCTGTCTCCTCCATTGATTCCGACGTAGACCCCGTAGGGGCCTGTGTGGGTGTTAAGGGTAACCGGGTTCAAAATATTGTTCAGGAGCTGCGGGGTGAAAAAATTGATATTGTTCAGTGGAGTCCGGACATTGCAAGATTTGTATGCAATGCCTTGTCTCCGGCTGAAATTGCAAGAGTTATCATCGATGAAGACAATCAGTCCATGGAAGTGATTGTTAATGATGAATATCTCTCCATTGCTATAGGTAAAGGCGGTCAGAATGTATCCCTTGCCTGTGAGATCACCGGCTGGCATCTTGAAGTCACCAGCGAAGAAGAGTATAGCCGGGAGGTTAAGGAGGGTTATGACAGTTTGATGAAACTGTCCACAGTGGGGCTGCCGGCAGCAGAGTTGCTGTTTAAAGCAGGTTATTCTTCGTTCCTGGATATTATGGATGCCGTACCCGAGGATATTGCGGCCTTTCTAGATATTTCTGTAGAAGATGCCCAGGCAATGATAGACGAAGCCGGACATTTGATGGAAGAAGAGCGGGAAAGGGCTCGGGAAGAATTGTTGCAGCCTGGACCTTCTCAGGATACCGACACTGATATGGAAGACAATGCCGGTGATGGGGAAATGTTTGCTGATGTTGAAGAGGAACCGGTTGAAAAATCAGATGAATGA